The proteins below come from a single Caulobacter flavus genomic window:
- a CDS encoding GntR family transcriptional regulator, with amino-acid sequence MTQTPPAKPRQTAPKTAAGARKAGRGPARTDMAGIAAVDGAADVEQRIYQSVFDGVLNQRLPPGTKLPEPALCALFGVSRAVVRKVLQRLEHDHIVELRPNRGAVVAAPTPEETRKIFEARRALEAALVELAVQRHSGKDIEELHALLHQEEEAMANAYQPAWAQTARNFHLQVAALGGNPILLAYLTELISRCSLIVALYEPAGNAACEHEEHCDIVDAISKGDAKRAVAAMNAHLVGLEERICLERPSSVKTLAQMLNLA; translated from the coding sequence ATGACCCAGACGCCTCCGGCCAAGCCACGCCAGACCGCTCCGAAGACCGCCGCCGGCGCGCGCAAGGCCGGCCGTGGTCCGGCCAGGACCGACATGGCCGGCATCGCCGCCGTCGACGGCGCGGCCGACGTCGAGCAGCGGATCTACCAGTCGGTGTTCGACGGCGTGCTGAACCAGCGCCTGCCGCCGGGCACCAAGCTGCCCGAGCCGGCCCTGTGCGCGCTGTTCGGCGTCAGCCGGGCGGTGGTGCGCAAGGTGCTTCAGCGGCTGGAGCACGACCACATCGTCGAACTGCGCCCCAATCGCGGCGCGGTGGTCGCCGCGCCGACCCCCGAGGAGACCCGCAAGATCTTCGAGGCCCGCCGCGCGCTGGAAGCCGCCCTGGTCGAGCTGGCCGTCCAGCGCCACAGCGGCAAGGACATCGAGGAACTGCACGCCCTGCTGCACCAGGAAGAGGAGGCGATGGCCAACGCCTACCAGCCGGCCTGGGCCCAGACGGCCCGCAACTTCCACCTGCAGGTGGCCGCCCTGGGCGGCAATCCGATCCTGCTGGCCTACCTGACCGAGCTGATCTCGCGCTGCTCGCTGATCGTGGCCCTCTACGAGCCGGCCGGCAACGCCGCCTGCGAGCACGAGGAGCATTGCGACATCGTCGACGCCATCTCCAAGGGCGACGCCAAGCGCGCCGTGGCGGCGATGAACGCCCACCTGGTCGGGCTGGAGGAGCGGATCTGCCTGGAGCGGCCGTCCTCGGTGAAGACCCTGGCCCAGATGCTCAACCTGGCCTGA
- a CDS encoding flavin reductase family protein: MHVDFASITAYQRYKLMASLIVPRPIALVTTINADGVVNAAPFSMFNMLGEEPPLVMISVNLLASGGLKDTAANIVESGQFVVHLADEAIAAKMHACGEALPADQSELDKVGLTTAPSVEIVPPRIAEAPVAFECALWETIRTDSRLIFFGKVLHLHAREGLIDTQAWRVSLQDYFPVGRFGASFYVTTRDRFSLEDEAGKVRETEIDRI, translated from the coding sequence ATGCACGTCGATTTCGCCAGCATCACCGCCTACCAGCGCTACAAGCTGATGGCGAGCCTGATCGTGCCGCGGCCCATAGCCCTGGTGACCACGATCAACGCCGACGGCGTGGTCAACGCCGCCCCCTTCAGCATGTTCAACATGCTGGGCGAGGAGCCGCCGCTGGTGATGATCAGCGTCAACCTGCTGGCCTCCGGCGGGCTGAAGGACACGGCCGCCAACATCGTCGAGTCCGGCCAGTTCGTGGTGCACCTTGCCGACGAGGCCATCGCCGCCAAGATGCACGCCTGCGGCGAGGCGCTGCCGGCCGATCAGAGCGAACTCGACAAGGTGGGGCTGACAACCGCCCCGTCGGTCGAGATCGTCCCGCCGCGCATCGCCGAGGCCCCGGTGGCCTTCGAATGCGCGCTGTGGGAGACGATCCGCACCGACAGCCGGCTGATCTTCTTCGGCAAGGTGCTGCACCTGCACGCCCGCGAGGGGCTGATCGACACCCAGGCCTGGCGCGTCAGCCTGCAGGACTATTTCCCGGTCGGCCGCTTCGGGGCCAGCTTCTACGTCACCACCCGCGACCGCTTCTCGCTCGAGGACGAGGCTGGCAAGGTGCGCGAGACCGAGATCGACCGGATCTAG
- a CDS encoding ABC transporter substrate-binding protein translates to MSNPSRRMFAVGSLAVLLAACKGQGGAGPVKIGLVTALSGQSARSGEAITRGLSVAIDEINAAGGVLGGRKLELVRRDDESNPARGVTAARELIHREKVAVLFGGLDTPVARAIVPIASQAKVPFMVPWAAGTAITQNGTSPNFVFRVSAVDEEVDKAMVAYARETFGARRPGLILLNNPWGESNEKGLKAALAAVGSPLAGAERFEPSDVDVTPQLGRLRAAGADALLLVGTVGPSAQVVRSLDRMGWSVPVVSHWGPAGGRFGELAGPNAGRVTFVQTYSFAGPITPTRDKVLAALMAKYPDIKSPADISPAVGVANAYDALHLSALALDKAGSTDGEAVRKGFAAIDRYEGLIKTYERPFADGRHDALTEKDYVWARFEGDAIVPVRRG, encoded by the coding sequence GTGTCGAATCCGTCCCGCCGCATGTTCGCCGTCGGAAGCCTTGCCGTCCTTCTGGCCGCCTGCAAGGGTCAGGGCGGCGCGGGACCGGTGAAGATCGGCCTGGTCACCGCCCTTTCCGGCCAGTCGGCGCGCTCGGGCGAGGCGATCACGCGCGGTCTCTCGGTGGCCATCGACGAGATCAACGCCGCCGGCGGCGTGCTGGGCGGGCGCAAGCTGGAGCTGGTGCGCCGCGACGACGAGAGCAATCCGGCCCGGGGCGTCACCGCCGCCCGCGAGCTGATCCACCGCGAGAAGGTCGCCGTGCTGTTCGGCGGGCTCGACACGCCGGTAGCCCGCGCCATCGTGCCGATCGCCAGCCAGGCCAAGGTTCCGTTCATGGTGCCGTGGGCGGCGGGCACGGCCATCACCCAGAATGGGACCAGCCCCAACTTCGTGTTCCGCGTCTCGGCCGTCGACGAAGAGGTCGACAAGGCCATGGTCGCCTATGCCCGCGAGACCTTCGGGGCCAGGCGCCCGGGCCTGATCCTGCTCAACAATCCGTGGGGCGAGTCCAACGAGAAGGGCCTGAAGGCGGCGCTGGCGGCCGTCGGCTCTCCCCTCGCCGGCGCCGAACGCTTCGAGCCTTCCGACGTCGACGTCACCCCGCAGCTTGGACGCCTGCGCGCGGCGGGCGCCGACGCCCTGCTGCTGGTCGGCACGGTCGGCCCCTCGGCCCAGGTGGTGCGCTCGCTCGACCGCATGGGCTGGAGCGTGCCGGTGGTCTCGCACTGGGGTCCGGCCGGCGGACGCTTCGGCGAACTGGCCGGTCCCAACGCCGGCCGCGTGACCTTCGTCCAGACCTACAGCTTCGCCGGACCGATCACCCCGACCCGCGACAAGGTGCTGGCCGCCCTGATGGCCAAGTACCCCGACATCAAGTCGCCGGCCGACATCTCGCCGGCCGTGGGCGTGGCCAACGCCTATGACGCCCTGCATCTTTCGGCGCTGGCGCTGGACAAGGCCGGCTCGACCGACGGCGAGGCCGTGCGCAAGGGCTTTGCCGCCATCGACCGTTACGAGGGCCTCATCAAGACCTACGAGCGCCCGTTCGCCGACGGCCGCCACGACGCCCTTACGGAGAAGGACTACGTCTGGGCCCGCTTCGAAGGCGACGCCATCGTGCCAGTCCGGCGCGGCTAG